agtttctaaaaggacaaatattcttttaatttttattcctCTTAAAACACTAAAtcccaaaaaaattaaatagattcATTTCAAGCAtgtgggtaaaaaaaaaaaaaaaaaaactagagttTGTTCACTTTCAAATTACTTTTACAGGCCAATGTAATAGTTTGAAGACATTTTAAACATAAACTCTACAAATTTAAGCAATAAAGCATAAAATAGTTAGATTCACTTttgagaaaataataataaNNNNNNNNNNNNNNNNNNNNNNNNNtatatatatatatatatatatatatatatatatatatatattatatatattatatatatatatatatatatatatatatatatatctatggaaagtaaataaatttattgtatattcaatttttttattattaaagttgtacattattcttttaattaaattgtacattattcttttaattaagttgtacattattcttctaattaacttgtacattattcttttaattaagttgacattattcttctaattaagttgacattattcttctaattaagttgtacattattcttctaattaagttgtacattatttcttctaattgagaaacatatatttttttaaattgagaaataaatattttttttttttcagatcatggctttaaactcaggacctgttgatcccgatgttttgtacaaccagtccattcatcgatcatttgttgtatggcgagatcgtactactgaagaaatatcttgcaggcgtcAAGAGGCAGTTTCCAGGGCACTATCCcgctccaccctcgaatactaccacTACAGTGCACATCTGGACTCAAAATACTACCACTACTgcgcacatctggattctatgagattgccagattaggatttattcagttggactggcatctgatcacagaTGGAGGCCCAAGACGCATACATTCTATATGTCTGTTGGCATACATTctatatgtctgttggagagtgcactatcactctataagacatagaagtgttgttagGGTTACCTGTTGACAGTGAGTcggtcaccggagtgatgtacgatttccaacaatggctccacagctataaacatgttaatgacgctcaatTGGTTGGATGAGCCtccggttctcggtatgttgttttaattcaatttaatttttatatcacatgatctagttaatttaaattataaatatatcaattttaaaaatttaggtggagagacgaattttgtgtgactaggacagccacacatgtagttagctttgatctgcttcaacctgaacaaatacattacactaaacctaattgattattttatacacgttttattgtatttgtctttaatattctctaatataatattttgtgtttcaggttatttgggaaccgtacaaaattattatgcatactttgcctaatttttgtacgaatgatTAAACATATGgtggacgatgagtcctctcatatgtttcacattggtgagtggcatcttcttgacagggtgatgagacaaatTCGATTTTCAGCAaaatgtcccatcgccttgtaatactgaacccgtactacatgatattgacctaaagACTGAAGATTGGtctgaaaaagttgcacattggTCGTACAAGGTTTATTGTAATGGGGATTTCTCTTGAACAGTCcaaaatatattcattggtataatattATATCACAAGACGCTAtgtcactcgtccgggagcagttgtgggtcatctggtaaattaatatatatctaattattttaatttaaatttattttaaatatttgtctaattgttttataattccaGAAGAATCAAACAAccgtagactccgtgaggttgcgaatgatccgaaccaggttcttactatatgtagtgacaaccaaagctatatggaggaaattcattatatgtacgatatacctattgttcctccaccagctcctagacgtagaggacctgttcgggaataggatgagtttgatgaggttgcacataatatggaagagttgccccctatgatgcagacgcagagtcaaactgattatgttagtccgatgatgatgatgccagcattggTTCAGAACATTATGACTCaaaggctggtccttcgtcttcatacgtgcatggacatggtcggggtcgtggagagcataatgaatatttatattataaagcgcctgcagaggtaccagagcaacatcaagaagaacccgagcaatcTCAAGTTCGAaatcgacgacgacaaccagctcgaaatcgacaaCGTCtaccttgtgggacacattgatttttgtaattatttttatataaatgtgatatttaatttacatttttttatttttatgagatattatttttaatttattctttttaatattatgatattattattttaatatagaagcttttaaatgTCATTGACATAAATAATAACATCAGATAGTCTAAATCTAAaaagttaggtaaaaaaaacttcaaaatcaACACTCAAAACTTTCACATGAAAGTCTAATAAATAAGACTTTATTATTGATATAAAGAACAGAAATTTTAATCCAGTAGTGaggtcaatagtttaaaaagatTTTACAATAATGATCTTGAATTTCTTTTGTACATTTGGTACCAAGATTTTGatgaagttttttttcttttttcttttttaaattataaataataataaaaattttttagaattttttttataacatgaaaaattaaaaaaaaaaaaaaagaaaggaaggagaaagaaagaagtggaatgtgtaataattaaaaaaagaaaaaaaaagaaatttgtacggatatctcgctctcgctctttaAATCTCATTCTCTCAAACTAtcgctctctcaaaatctctctctcttaaaatctcgctctctctcttactctttcCTCTTcgttctctcccaatacaaaattatttttaacacatcaaataattatgagtgttatgaggAAGGTCTTCGGAATGAGAAAGATCTTTCGTTCTctccacatcaaataattatatatatatatatatatatatgaccaatgagaaaaaaagctagtaatcattaatgaaaaaataacaacaataacagaattttgaattgtaagagagagcgagattctgagcgagattgtaagagaaagcgagattgagagtgagattataggagagagcgagacgcatacattccatagaTGTTGGAGATTGTCCcatcctacaatctcgctctctcctaaaatctcgctttcaatctcgctctctcttacaatctcgctttcaatctcgctctctcttacaatctcgctctctcttagaATCTGTTTCACCTACTTATCTTCCTTGTCAGATTTCCGACAACCCTAATTTACGTACtgtttccaaatttttctttgtttgttgttcgacctctacattagtcgaatcCTCAACTCTCGACTTCTAGCCTAAAACTcctaaaacaacaatatttctctaataagtttcaaaacaacaatatttatctaataaattttgaaaacaacaatattaatattgcaagtttattacaataatttaaaatatgtcaTACCTATTAGACACGAAATTAATAATTTGGAGACTTATTTTAGGTCTTTAAATTTCGTAAATTGTGTATGTTCGAgatatattgaatatatatgtGTCAACTACGagatgattaaatttataatggAACTCAAAATTTGCAATTGGAAAATACAGAATCCAAAAATTGTGAGCCTAAGGCTTCTACTAAACTTTCTACCAAAGGATTCACCAGACACAATAATCAATAATCATATACAACAAATTACAATCccaaattttacaaaatcattataatcttcatttgaaaaatatatatatttatataaaaaaataaaataatcttcaaaaaaattgaaaaacataaggggaaaaaaaatagaaaaaacgactttttaatttttaacgcTGGCTAGAAATTAAACCGATTCAGATTCACCGTTTCCATCGTCCCCAAAACGCTAATCTCCCCTCCGCTCCTCCTTCGCCGGAATCACTACCGACAACCACCGCGTAGGGGGGCTCCGGCGATCGGCAACCGAGATTCCGGAGCCACACGACTCTGCATCCATCTACTCCGCCGTAGCTCCGGAATCAAATGAAAGGCGGACCGTCCTTACCTAGATCCATTGACGATTTAGCGGAGGCCGGAATGGCAGCGAATCGAGTGGAGAAATCACGGCGGACTAAATCGTCGCTGAAAGGATCGTCGTGAGCTGGACCTTCGTCGAAATTAAGAGAATAACTGAGAGGATCGTAACGGAAAGTAGATTGACGATTGCGATTCTTATTGAATTGACGAATGAATGTCTTCCATTTAGGGCCAGCGATGATTTCTGACCATTCGCGAAATCTCTTCCAGCCTCTAAGCCACCATTCATCGTCGTTATCGGCTGCCCTAATCCGCTCCCACCAAGACTGCGAGGGATTGGATCTCAGGCAAGGGAGCCAGAGGCAACAGCCGCGGCTGACGAAGGCGGCGTCGTGAAGATCATCGCCGTGGAAGGCATTTTCGTCGGAAGAGAGATCGGGAGATTGAGCAAGAGACATCAaaaaagaggtaattcgattctGTTGGAATTGATTTGCAGAAAAGTTTCAACTTTTCTGCAAATCAATTTACACAGA
This DNA window, taken from Benincasa hispida cultivar B227 chromosome 6, ASM972705v1, whole genome shotgun sequence, encodes the following:
- the LOC120079097 gene encoding uncharacterized protein LOC120079097; its protein translation is MSLAQSPDLSSDENAFHGDDLHDAAFVSRGCCLWLPCLRSNPSQSWWERIRAADNDDEWWLRGWKRFREWSEIIAGPKWKTFIRQFNKNRNRQSTFRYDPLSYSLNFDEGPAHDDPFSDDLVRRDFSTRFAAIPASAKSSMDLGKDGPPFI